The Candidatus Poribacteria bacterium genome includes the window AGACTAAAAGTCTATGCTACACCGGAAAAAATAACAAGGCTATCACTGGCAACTTGGGTTACATATACAAAAATTGCTTGACATCCGACCATTCAGTGGCGTGCTTGTAAACGTGCGAGTGCTTCTCGAAGTTCGGCAGCCTCCGCTTCAGCGGTTTCTGCACGTGTTTCAGCAGTCTGGCGGGCAATGCTCTCTTCGGCAGCACGTGTTTCAGCAGTCTGGCGGGCAATGCTCTCTTCGGCAGCACGTGCCTCCGCAGCCTCCGCAGGAGTCCGAAGCCATTCATCCACAACAGGATCGTAAATCTCTAAATCCCCCGCAATGATGTGAAAATCTAAACCCAACACCGAGGCAGGCAAACCCACTCCATCTCCACCAGACACTCGAACATACACACCCCCAGATAACGCAAACCCCATCAGCGGCTCAGGCAGATACACACCTTCCGCATCATAGAGAAAGTAATTCTGGATGCCCAACGATGCGTAAAGCGACATCTTAACCGTCAGATCGTTTTGATACGTGTTTTTACTGCTGAACTCCATCACGAAATCAGGAACCTTACCCGCCTCCCAGACCTTGTAAGTCAGGCGCGATTGCCGACCGATGCCGAAAGTGACC containing:
- a CDS encoding Uma2 family endonuclease, with translation MKTDTDTKRNQNPYIPTEKNIDYPDTDGEQMAASDEHRRQLIRTLQILEAHFKEHPDVYISGDILMYYVEGFPQKVVAPDVLVTFGIGRQSRLTYKVWEAGKVPDFVMEFSSKNTYQNDLTVKMSLYASLGIQNYFLYDAEGVYLPEPLMGFALSGGVYVRVSGGDGVGLPASVLGLDFHIIAGDLEIYDPVVDEWLRTPAEAAEARAAEESIARQTAETRAAEESIARQTAETRAETAEAEAAELREALARLQARH